In Chitinophaga sp. HK235, a single window of DNA contains:
- a CDS encoding response regulator encodes MQKYAQILIADDDPEDVFIMEMMCRELSFSDNIHFVQDGMMALEYLDALYEKPLPSLIILDLNMPRLTGTQTLELLKQHTRYQDIRVIIYSTFLNEIQKQQCIKLGAEAFVVKPDTYEEGLEIMQQFRDCSLGNYSFPIAS; translated from the coding sequence ATGCAGAAATATGCACAGATCCTCATAGCCGACGATGACCCTGAGGACGTATTCATTATGGAAATGATGTGCAGGGAGCTTTCTTTTTCAGATAACATCCATTTTGTACAGGATGGAATGATGGCACTCGAATACCTGGATGCACTATACGAAAAGCCATTACCCTCACTCATCATCCTCGACCTGAACATGCCCCGGCTTACGGGCACGCAAACACTGGAACTGTTAAAACAGCACACCCGGTACCAGGATATCCGGGTTATTATCTATTCTACTTTCCTGAATGAGATACAGAAACAACAGTGTATCAAACTGGGTGCAGAAGCTTTTGTAGTCAAACCAGACACCTATGAAGAAGGTCTGGAGATTATGCAACAGTTCCGCGATTGCAGCCTGGGTAATTACTCCTTCCCTATAGCCAGCTGA
- a CDS encoding DUF2063 domain-containing protein, whose protein sequence is MNSLPDTWQLQQQFADHCRTGDKVKLPGVAKDRLAHYRRTILHTVKATMETAFPITCTNIPARKWDSMVSTFFAKHACQSYQLWKMPLEFYTYSVENSWDEVYGIPYLNDLLGFEWAEIEVFNMEDIAPAPFTQEGSWLETPLVLNPEYRLLSFSYPVHLEAKAARLLKQQGAWFVLLYREATSDHVQFTDLSPWLAFVVEQLVQGVTVRDILDYSPQLGITLTDTLEKDTLAFLGNMHRQHFVLGFQS, encoded by the coding sequence ATGAACTCGTTGCCTGACACATGGCAGCTGCAACAGCAGTTTGCGGACCATTGCCGCACCGGTGACAAAGTAAAGTTGCCCGGTGTGGCCAAAGACCGTCTTGCCCACTATCGCCGTACTATCCTGCATACGGTAAAAGCTACCATGGAAACAGCTTTCCCGATTACCTGCACCAATATCCCTGCCCGTAAATGGGATAGCATGGTCAGCACTTTCTTTGCCAAGCATGCCTGCCAGTCGTACCAGCTATGGAAGATGCCGCTGGAGTTTTATACTTATTCGGTTGAAAACAGCTGGGACGAAGTATATGGCATACCGTACCTCAATGATCTGCTCGGATTTGAATGGGCGGAGATAGAAGTGTTTAATATGGAAGATATTGCCCCGGCTCCTTTCACGCAGGAAGGCAGCTGGCTGGAGACACCACTGGTGCTGAACCCGGAGTACCGGTTGCTGTCATTTAGTTATCCGGTGCACCTGGAAGCGAAGGCTGCCCGGTTGCTGAAACAGCAGGGAGCCTGGTTTGTGCTGCTGTACCGGGAAGCGACCAGCGACCATGTACAGTTTACCGATCTCTCGCCCTGGCTGGCTTTTGTAGTGGAGCAGCTGGTACAGGGAGTAACGGTGAGGGATATACTGGATTATTCGCCACAGCTTGGTATAACGTTGACAGATACACTGGAAAAAGATACGCTGGCATTTTTAGGCAATATGCACCGGCAACATTTTGTGCTGGGCTTTCAATCCTGA
- a CDS encoding DUF6000 family protein — protein sequence MNDLQHLTDLHAGGNLVQQHSPFANLPSHQNNSELPLNIIHQWVKPYYMNVGSGNDEWIEPFINIKPLITHDLTTLLLGDSNWQTRKVGAYLAAVNNYTDLIDIIGTRFLKNEQYQGRIYALVLASFNTSKSIDYLDSYLLYYLKKPELHYDQQCVMEALLYLDTINGTNHCSRHFPHWIQLRQQWLHVSGLSLQYYEEQLSLLKILQKS from the coding sequence ATGAACGATTTGCAGCATTTGACCGACCTCCATGCGGGCGGAAACCTTGTCCAACAACACTCTCCCTTTGCCAATCTGCCTTCTCATCAAAATAATTCTGAACTGCCGTTAAACATTATTCATCAATGGGTAAAGCCTTACTATATGAACGTTGGCTCCGGCAATGACGAATGGATAGAACCCTTTATAAATATCAAGCCACTCATCACACACGACTTGACAACTTTATTGCTGGGCGATTCCAACTGGCAGACCAGAAAAGTAGGCGCCTATCTGGCTGCAGTCAACAATTATACCGACCTGATAGATATCATTGGCACCCGGTTTCTCAAAAATGAGCAATATCAGGGACGCATATACGCCTTGGTACTGGCCAGCTTCAATACCAGCAAAAGCATCGATTACCTCGACAGCTACCTCCTCTATTACCTGAAGAAACCGGAACTGCACTACGACCAGCAATGTGTGATGGAAGCCCTGCTGTATCTGGACACCATCAACGGTACCAACCACTGCAGCCGGCATTTCCCGCACTGGATACAACTCAGGCAACAATGGCTGCACGTGTCCGGCCTCTCCCTTCAATACTACGAAGAACAGCTTTCGCTCCTTAAAATTTTGCAGAAAAGCTAA
- the ric gene encoding iron-sulfur cluster repair di-iron protein, whose amino-acid sequence MEINENTIIGQLVATDYRTADVFRHHGIDFCCKGNRAIGQVCTEKKLDMAPILNELHDITATPVCSIQTYHIWPLDQLAEHIVRKHHHYVAQKIPVLHEYLRKVCQVHGQQHPELWQIAALFTAAAAELTAHMEKEELILFPRIREIVKKQEAGEYFESGAVSKVEKPIAVMMGEHDQEGERFRKIAELSNNYTPPENACNTYRVTYALLKEFQDDLHQHIHLENNILFPKAIAAEKTLTGSSCKIPS is encoded by the coding sequence ATGGAAATCAATGAAAACACCATCATTGGCCAACTGGTAGCCACCGACTACCGCACTGCCGACGTTTTCCGCCACCACGGGATCGACTTCTGCTGCAAAGGAAACCGGGCCATAGGCCAGGTTTGCACGGAAAAAAAACTCGACATGGCCCCTATCCTAAACGAACTGCATGATATAACGGCAACGCCTGTATGTAGTATCCAGACCTACCACATATGGCCGCTTGATCAGCTCGCAGAACATATTGTCCGTAAACACCACCATTATGTCGCACAAAAAATACCAGTCCTCCACGAATACCTGAGAAAAGTCTGCCAGGTACATGGACAACAGCATCCCGAACTGTGGCAGATAGCGGCCCTGTTTACCGCCGCTGCTGCAGAACTCACCGCCCACATGGAAAAGGAAGAGCTGATACTCTTCCCCCGCATCCGGGAAATTGTCAAAAAACAGGAGGCAGGCGAATACTTCGAATCCGGCGCTGTCAGCAAAGTAGAAAAACCCATCGCTGTCATGATGGGCGAACACGACCAGGAAGGGGAACGCTTCCGCAAAATAGCAGAGCTGAGTAACAACTACACGCCACCTGAAAATGCCTGCAACACCTATCGTGTCACCTACGCCTTACTCAAGGAATTCCAGGATGACCTGCACCAGCATATACACCTCGAAAACAATATCCTCTTTCCTAAAGCTATCGCAGCCGAAAAAACACTGACCGGCAGCAGCTGTAAAATACCTTCATAA
- a CDS encoding DoxX family protein, producing MRFYAAYARRLSALKDIPLLLLRLVLAYGYYHPALLKWKDIHSIGDWFGQLHIPAPYINAYVVAVTETLGIILLTLGLWVRYITLPLMVSMVVAIITVHWANGFEAGDNGFEIPLYYILMLFTLLVYGSGKIGLDALLERNRK from the coding sequence ATGCGTTTTTATGCTGCTTATGCGCGCCGGCTTTCGGCGCTGAAAGATATTCCCCTATTGTTGTTACGGCTGGTGCTGGCTTATGGTTATTATCATCCGGCACTGCTGAAGTGGAAAGATATCCACAGTATTGGGGACTGGTTTGGCCAGTTGCATATTCCTGCGCCCTATATCAATGCTTATGTGGTGGCTGTTACGGAAACCCTGGGCATCATTTTGCTAACGCTGGGACTGTGGGTGCGTTATATTACGCTGCCGCTGATGGTCAGTATGGTGGTGGCCATTATTACAGTGCACTGGGCCAATGGTTTTGAGGCTGGTGACAATGGTTTTGAAATCCCTCTTTATTATATTCTCATGTTATTTACCCTGTTAGTGTATGGAAGCGGTAAAATAGGGTTGGATGCACTGTTGGAGCGTAACCGTAAGTAA
- a CDS encoding PepSY-like domain-containing protein: MKKYLMMILSVGITVTAVAQVKVPAAAKAAFEKAYPGAAKVKWSKEGVADTEVSFVHNGKHQSAVYNQAGILQETEETIAVSALPAGVTAYVKEHYKGARIAEAAKITKAGGEVNYEAEVNRKDVLFDTNGKFLKEVVEH; encoded by the coding sequence ATGAAAAAGTACCTGATGATGATATTGTCCGTTGGTATAACGGTCACGGCTGTAGCCCAGGTAAAAGTGCCTGCAGCAGCCAAGGCAGCTTTTGAAAAGGCTTATCCCGGAGCTGCCAAAGTGAAGTGGAGCAAAGAAGGGGTTGCTGATACTGAAGTAAGTTTTGTGCATAACGGAAAACATCAGTCTGCTGTTTACAATCAGGCAGGCATCTTGCAGGAAACAGAAGAGACGATTGCTGTATCAGCTTTGCCGGCAGGCGTTACCGCTTATGTAAAGGAGCATTATAAGGGTGCCCGTATTGCAGAGGCGGCAAAGATTACCAAAGCCGGTGGCGAGGTAAATTATGAAGCTGAAGTGAACAGAAAAGATGTGTTGTTTGATACCAATGGCAAATTTCTGAAAGAAGTAGTAGAACATTAA
- a CDS encoding group III truncated hemoglobin: MEQLKDISSLDDIRLLVDSFYGKARTDELLGPIFNGIIQDRWPEHLDKMYRFWETVLLDNHTYHGSPFWPHAQMPVNATHFDRWQLLFRETVTQHFDGPKASEACWRGEKMAQMFLSKITYYNSTTAIK; encoded by the coding sequence ATGGAGCAACTAAAAGACATTTCCTCCCTTGACGATATCCGCCTGCTGGTAGACAGCTTCTACGGGAAAGCCCGTACCGATGAACTGCTGGGGCCTATTTTCAATGGTATCATACAAGACCGCTGGCCTGAGCATCTCGACAAAATGTACCGCTTCTGGGAAACAGTGCTGCTGGACAACCATACCTACCATGGCAGCCCTTTCTGGCCGCATGCCCAAATGCCCGTGAATGCAACCCATTTTGACCGCTGGCAGCTGCTTTTCCGGGAAACGGTAACACAGCATTTTGACGGACCTAAAGCCAGCGAAGCCTGCTGGCGGGGAGAAAAAATGGCGCAGATGTTCCTCTCCAAGATCACCTATTACAATAGTACCACAGCAATAAAATAG
- a CDS encoding sensor histidine kinase produces the protein MKFFWRYIFPALYGLMAYFTIRLLTDSVTGMQFWKRSWGLNSIEMAFSILMGFMFLWGYHLVFHYFNKKWQDNFSAKRICQELLGVFLINLVVQNTFMIPMVALTDDGLQWYDAVDVNIIPLFYALIYYGVRRSYDYSMAYAENRLQLEKITNDKLETELKFLRAQYHPHFLFNALNTIYFQMDEDVAAAKKTVEKFADLLRYQLYDQQEKVCISHEIQYLRHFVELQKIRSSRKLQLQVYFDEQLQDEKVYPLLFLPLVENAFKHIGGEYQLQLLLRKQGGEISFYVENSLPAAAPDLPEMDIERKSGIGLENLQRRLELLYPGRHSFSAGVRQQQFIAELKLTINE, from the coding sequence ATGAAATTTTTCTGGAGATATATTTTCCCGGCCTTATATGGTCTGATGGCTTACTTCACCATCCGGCTGCTGACAGACAGCGTTACCGGCATGCAGTTCTGGAAAAGGTCCTGGGGGTTAAATAGTATTGAAATGGCTTTCAGCATACTGATGGGGTTTATGTTCTTGTGGGGCTATCATCTTGTGTTTCATTATTTCAATAAAAAATGGCAGGACAATTTTTCTGCTAAAAGAATCTGTCAGGAGCTACTGGGTGTGTTTTTGATCAATCTGGTGGTACAGAATACATTTATGATACCGATGGTAGCCCTGACAGATGATGGTCTTCAATGGTATGATGCGGTAGATGTGAATATCATTCCTTTGTTTTATGCGCTGATTTATTATGGGGTGAGACGGAGCTACGACTATTCCATGGCTTATGCGGAGAACAGGCTGCAGCTGGAGAAAATCACGAACGACAAGCTGGAAACGGAGCTGAAGTTTTTACGGGCACAGTATCATCCGCATTTTCTGTTCAATGCGCTGAATACGATCTATTTTCAGATGGATGAAGATGTGGCGGCTGCCAAAAAAACGGTGGAGAAATTTGCGGACCTGCTGCGTTATCAGCTGTACGACCAGCAGGAAAAGGTATGTATCAGTCATGAAATACAGTATCTGCGGCATTTTGTGGAGCTGCAGAAAATCCGTTCTTCCAGGAAACTGCAGTTACAGGTATATTTTGATGAGCAGTTACAGGATGAAAAAGTATATCCGTTACTGTTTCTGCCGCTGGTGGAAAATGCGTTTAAACATATCGGCGGCGAATATCAGCTGCAGTTGCTGCTGCGCAAGCAGGGCGGGGAGATCAGCTTTTATGTGGAAAATTCCCTGCCGGCAGCGGCACCGGATTTACCGGAAATGGATATTGAAAGAAAAAGCGGTATCGGTTTGGAGAACCTGCAACGCAGACTGGAATTGCTTTATCCCGGTAGACACAGTTTTTCTGCAGGCGTACGGCAACAACAATTTATAGCAGAATTAAAACTAACGATCAACGAATGA
- a CDS encoding Crp/Fnr family transcriptional regulator — protein sequence MDNRKLLADFITRYCNLSDQDLEKVLQQFSFGEIAADTVILRRGQTCDTLSIILKGAFRLFAIDEAGNETTTWLVFENTLITEPASFLTRQPSRYYLQALEHSQIASIHYDHLHTLYQKIPGFESFGRKLMEEILVGTMCRATSLLLDSPQERYNRLLQHPRFLQRVPLKHLASFIGITPSSLSRLRRRMQT from the coding sequence ATGGACAACAGAAAACTACTGGCTGATTTTATCACTCGCTACTGCAACCTGTCCGATCAGGACCTTGAAAAAGTATTGCAACAATTTTCTTTCGGAGAAATTGCGGCAGATACCGTTATCCTCCGGAGAGGACAAACCTGTGACACACTTTCCATCATCCTGAAAGGAGCCTTCCGGCTTTTTGCCATAGATGAAGCCGGTAATGAAACCACCACCTGGCTTGTTTTTGAAAACACCCTGATCACCGAACCGGCCAGCTTCCTCACACGACAGCCCTCCCGCTATTACCTCCAGGCACTGGAGCATTCCCAAATAGCCAGCATTCACTACGATCATCTGCATACACTCTATCAAAAGATCCCCGGATTCGAATCCTTCGGGCGGAAACTGATGGAAGAAATACTGGTAGGCACCATGTGCAGAGCGACCTCACTACTGCTCGACAGCCCGCAGGAAAGGTACAACCGGCTGTTACAACACCCTCGTTTTCTGCAACGGGTACCACTGAAACATCTGGCCTCCTTTATCGGCATCACCCCCTCTTCTCTCAGCCGGCTACGGCGCCGTATGCAAACCTGA
- a CDS encoding SDR family NAD(P)-dependent oxidoreductase: MSAKIALITGANRGLGLEAARQLLQKGVKVILTSRDPVKGEAAVRSLQHEYPHATFLPLDISQPKQIQALFEKIHHLYGHLDILINNAAITHASPARLPAQRMANTILQADIEELKAVFDTNVWGTLLLTQTMLPLLLKSNAGRIINLSSELGSIQLQADPASPIYHVKKFGYNSSKTMVNLLTVYLQEALRATTVSAYTVSPGWVKTTMGTADALLEIPEGARIIVQAALEEVPTLQFFTHQWQTIPW; this comes from the coding sequence ATGTCAGCAAAGATTGCGCTCATCACCGGCGCCAACCGCGGGCTGGGCCTGGAAGCCGCCCGGCAGTTACTGCAAAAGGGAGTAAAGGTTATCCTCACTTCCCGCGACCCTGTAAAAGGTGAAGCTGCCGTCCGCAGCTTACAACACGAATATCCCCACGCCACCTTCCTCCCATTGGATATCAGCCAGCCCAAACAGATACAGGCACTCTTCGAAAAGATCCATCACCTGTATGGCCACCTGGATATCCTCATTAACAACGCTGCCATCACGCATGCCAGCCCGGCCCGGCTGCCAGCTCAAAGAATGGCCAATACCATCCTGCAGGCTGACATAGAAGAGCTCAAAGCTGTTTTTGACACCAATGTATGGGGCACACTGCTGCTCACCCAAACTATGCTTCCTCTCCTGCTGAAAAGCAACGCCGGACGCATCATCAACCTGAGCAGCGAGCTGGGCAGCATTCAGTTACAGGCCGATCCTGCATCTCCCATCTACCATGTAAAAAAATTCGGTTACAATAGTTCCAAAACAATGGTCAACCTGCTAACGGTGTATTTGCAGGAAGCCCTGCGTGCTACTACCGTCAGCGCCTATACGGTGAGCCCCGGTTGGGTGAAGACCACCATGGGCACCGCCGATGCTTTGCTGGAAATCCCTGAAGGCGCCAGGATTATTGTACAGGCAGCACTGGAAGAAGTGCCCACCCTGCAGTTTTTCACCCATCAGTGGCAAACTATTCCCTGGTAG
- a CDS encoding GDSL-type esterase/lipase family protein codes for MTALLLRLITLRNRAFAGLLLAATLIGAQTQAQTPAWDSTHRPTRYKELVARFNTEKITRKDFVFLGNSITAGTDWAKLLSLPNAVNRGISGDITFGVLERLNEVITGKPAKVFILIGINDISRNIPDSIILRNYKTIIGRIREGSRKTQIYFYTLLPVNSSFNKFKNHYGKDEHIQWLNDQIRQFHYKHVTVIDLYPHFLDADNHLRAELTMDGLHLKPEGYAVWAEILKKGSYLK; via the coding sequence ATGACAGCTTTACTACTCCGCCTTATTACCCTACGGAATCGGGCCTTTGCCGGCTTATTACTCGCCGCCACACTTATCGGAGCGCAGACACAAGCCCAGACACCTGCCTGGGACAGTACTCACCGCCCCACCAGATACAAGGAACTGGTGGCCAGATTTAATACTGAAAAAATTACCCGCAAAGATTTTGTTTTCCTGGGCAACAGCATCACCGCCGGCACCGACTGGGCTAAACTGCTGTCGCTCCCCAATGCGGTCAACAGAGGCATCTCCGGCGACATCACCTTCGGGGTACTGGAACGACTAAACGAAGTAATCACCGGCAAACCAGCTAAAGTATTTATATTGATCGGCATTAACGATATCTCCAGAAATATACCTGACAGCATCATCCTCCGTAATTATAAAACCATCATCGGCCGCATCAGGGAAGGATCCCGGAAAACACAGATCTATTTTTATACCCTGTTGCCGGTCAACAGTTCATTCAACAAATTCAAAAACCACTACGGAAAAGATGAACATATCCAATGGCTCAACGATCAGATCAGGCAGTTTCATTACAAACATGTAACCGTCATAGACCTGTATCCCCATTTCCTCGACGCAGATAATCATCTCCGTGCTGAGCTTACGATGGACGGACTGCACCTGAAACCGGAAGGATATGCTGTATGGGCGGAAATACTGAAGAAAGGAAGCTACCTGAAATAA
- a CDS encoding acyltransferase family protein produces MQTTSRQTYLDWLRIIAIAGVLFFHSAMPYVAEWGWHIKNNATSHALLEMNDFLHRFRMPLLFFISGTVSYYMLQSRSGGGFLGLRFRRLFVPLLVGVLVIVPPQVYMERVTQGYKGNFWDFYTTMFGTGAYPKGNMSWHHLWFICYLLAYDILCAPLFVWLVSPKGKKWLQKLNPLASGWWVYILMVPSVVSHAFLARMYQQTGDLIHDYAYFPYYLWFLLAGFCCIANPLLMDSLERNRRTSFAIAFGSLMLINYFRWNGLEPDYGWQGLSGWSFTALAVVSAWMWVFTAIGYGKRYLQKKSRVLDYVNEAVYPFYILHQTVIVILTFYLANLKEDIGLKYIFTVAVTFFISMSIFHLYIRPYPVMRFLFGMKPAKRKVVPEKAATEIVLPEMSNI; encoded by the coding sequence ATGCAAACAACCTCCCGACAAACTTATCTCGACTGGTTACGGATCATCGCCATTGCCGGCGTACTGTTTTTTCATTCTGCCATGCCGTATGTAGCAGAGTGGGGGTGGCATATTAAAAACAATGCCACCAGTCATGCATTGCTGGAGATGAATGATTTCCTGCACCGTTTCCGGATGCCACTGTTGTTTTTTATTTCAGGTACCGTTAGTTATTATATGCTTCAAAGCCGTAGTGGTGGCGGTTTTCTGGGGCTTCGTTTTCGCCGTTTGTTTGTGCCCCTGCTAGTAGGTGTGCTAGTGATAGTGCCGCCGCAGGTGTACATGGAGCGGGTAACGCAGGGGTATAAGGGTAATTTCTGGGATTTTTATACTACAATGTTTGGTACCGGAGCCTATCCCAAAGGTAATATGAGCTGGCATCACCTCTGGTTCATCTGTTATCTGCTGGCATATGACATCCTCTGTGCGCCCTTGTTTGTGTGGCTGGTATCTCCCAAAGGAAAAAAATGGCTGCAGAAGCTGAATCCTTTGGCTTCGGGCTGGTGGGTATATATACTGATGGTGCCCAGTGTGGTTTCTCATGCTTTCCTGGCCCGTATGTACCAGCAAACCGGTGATCTGATCCATGATTACGCTTATTTCCCTTATTATCTGTGGTTTTTACTGGCTGGTTTTTGCTGCATTGCCAATCCGCTGCTGATGGACAGTCTGGAGCGTAACCGCCGTACTTCTTTTGCCATCGCTTTTGGCAGTCTGATGCTGATCAACTATTTCCGTTGGAACGGGCTGGAGCCGGATTATGGCTGGCAGGGTCTGTCGGGATGGTCATTTACAGCCCTGGCCGTTGTGAGTGCCTGGATGTGGGTATTTACAGCGATTGGTTATGGTAAAAGATATCTGCAGAAAAAAAGCAGGGTGCTGGATTATGTCAATGAGGCGGTTTATCCCTTTTATATTCTGCATCAGACTGTTATTGTGATACTGACTTTTTACCTGGCCAATTTGAAGGAAGATATCGGATTGAAATATATCTTTACCGTAGCGGTCACTTTCTTTATCAGTATGAGTATTTTCCACTTGTATATCAGGCCTTATCCGGTGATGCGCTTCCTGTTTGGGATGAAGCCGGCTAAACGAAAGGTGGTCCCGGAGAAGGCTGCAACCGAAATTGTATTACCTGAAATGTCGAACATATAA
- a CDS encoding DUF692 domain-containing protein: protein MVGLGFRREIAEEMISGTLITPDFVEFAPENWMNLGGYWKKMLRRVVEKYPVLCHGLSLSVGSPEELDKTFLRYVKSFLEEYKIQLYSEHLSYAKCNNAHLYDLLPMPFRMDAVKHIAGRIRQVQDFLQRPLAMEIISYYTSVVPEMSEIDFINEVVAQSDCQLLLDINNIYVNAFNHHYDAKAFISQLPLDKVAYIHMAGHEQVSPDMILDTHGNPIADPVYDLFEWAIQRIKPVPVLLERDNNIPAMEELEAELTRLKSICQKQWKQKNELVA, encoded by the coding sequence ATGGTAGGATTAGGCTTTCGCCGCGAAATTGCGGAAGAGATGATCAGCGGAACACTGATCACTCCTGACTTTGTTGAATTTGCTCCGGAGAACTGGATGAACCTCGGTGGTTACTGGAAAAAGATGCTGCGCCGGGTGGTGGAAAAATATCCGGTACTCTGTCATGGGCTTTCCTTGTCTGTCGGCAGTCCTGAAGAGCTGGATAAAACATTCCTCCGTTATGTGAAGTCTTTTCTGGAAGAATATAAAATACAACTGTACTCGGAACATCTGAGTTATGCCAAATGCAATAATGCCCATCTCTATGATCTGCTGCCAATGCCTTTTCGGATGGACGCTGTAAAACATATAGCCGGGCGTATCCGTCAGGTGCAGGACTTTCTTCAAAGGCCGCTGGCTATGGAGATCATCTCTTATTATACATCGGTGGTGCCGGAAATGAGCGAGATTGACTTTATCAACGAAGTGGTGGCACAGTCTGACTGTCAGTTGCTGCTTGATATTAATAACATCTATGTCAATGCCTTTAATCACCATTACGATGCGAAGGCATTTATTTCACAGCTCCCCCTGGATAAAGTAGCTTATATACATATGGCCGGTCATGAGCAGGTATCTCCGGATATGATACTGGACACGCACGGGAATCCGATTGCAGATCCGGTATACGATCTGTTTGAATGGGCTATCCAGCGGATAAAACCGGTGCCGGTATTGCTGGAACGGGATAATAATATTCCGGCTATGGAAGAGCTGGAGGCAGAGCTGACGCGGCTGAAATCTATTTGTCAAAAACAATGGAAACAAAAAAATGAACTCGTTGCCTGA
- a CDS encoding acyl transferase, which yields MRVVSPDHIFSLQHHELETAAIEVFHYQYQENELYRAYTDALRINPREVKGILDIPYLPIQFFKTHTVVCGQFEPQLVFESSGTTQTVNSRHLVKDGAIYTRSFMTAFEQFYGPVTDYVVVGLLPSYLERQHSSLVCMVQEMIVRSGREESGFYLYEHDKLYHQLQALEARQQKVLLIGVTFGLLDFAEKYTLQLKHTIVMETGGMKGRREEWTRNEVHDFLKNRLGVDVVHAEYGMTELLSQAYSRGQGYFETPPWMKVLLRDENDPFQLTAGKGSGVMNIIDLANIYSCAFIATEDIGKIHEDGRIEVLGRLDNSALRGCSLMVS from the coding sequence ATGCGCGTAGTTTCGCCCGACCATATATTCTCACTGCAACACCATGAGCTGGAAACGGCCGCTATTGAGGTGTTTCATTACCAATACCAGGAAAATGAGCTTTACCGTGCCTATACGGATGCCCTGCGTATAAATCCCCGGGAAGTGAAAGGTATCCTGGACATTCCCTATCTGCCGATCCAGTTTTTCAAGACCCATACGGTGGTATGCGGTCAATTTGAGCCACAGCTGGTATTTGAAAGCAGTGGTACTACGCAGACCGTCAACAGCCGCCACCTGGTAAAGGATGGAGCCATCTATACCCGGAGTTTTATGACCGCCTTTGAGCAGTTTTATGGACCGGTGACCGACTATGTAGTGGTGGGGCTGCTGCCTTCCTATCTGGAGCGGCAGCATTCTTCCCTGGTATGTATGGTGCAGGAGATGATTGTACGCAGTGGCCGGGAAGAGAGCGGTTTTTATCTTTATGAGCATGATAAACTGTATCACCAGCTGCAGGCGCTGGAGGCAAGACAACAGAAGGTGCTGCTGATAGGTGTTACCTTTGGTTTGCTCGATTTTGCGGAGAAGTATACCCTGCAGCTGAAACATACGATTGTGATGGAAACCGGCGGGATGAAAGGGCGCCGGGAAGAATGGACCCGTAATGAGGTGCATGATTTTCTGAAAAACAGGTTAGGCGTTGACGTGGTACATGCCGAATACGGTATGACCGAACTATTGTCGCAGGCCTATTCCCGCGGGCAGGGATATTTTGAGACCCCACCCTGGATGAAAGTGTTACTGCGTGATGAAAACGATCCCTTCCAGCTTACAGCCGGCAAAGGTTCAGGGGTTATGAACATTATAGACCTGGCCAATATTTATTCCTGCGCATTTATTGCTACCGAAGATATCGGGAAGATCCATGAGGACGGCCGTATTGAAGTATTAGGCCGACTGGATAACTCCGCCTTGCGTGGTTGCAGCCTCATGGTCAGCTGA